From Myotis daubentonii chromosome 15, mMyoDau2.1, whole genome shotgun sequence, one genomic window encodes:
- the LOC132216912 gene encoding LOW QUALITY PROTEIN: phosphatidylcholine:ceramide cholinephosphotransferase 1-like (The sequence of the model RefSeq protein was modified relative to this genomic sequence to represent the inferred CDS: inserted 2 bases in 1 codon), whose amino-acid sequence MKEVVYWSPKKVTDWLLENAMPEYCEPLEHFTGRDLINLTQEDFTKPPLCRVSSDNGQRLLDMIETLKMEHHMEVHKIGHANGHLSIGTDVPTPDGRFSIKVKPNGMPSGYRKEMIKIPMPELERSQYPMEWGKTLQAFLYALCCFVLTTVMISVVHERVPPKEVQPPLPDTFFDHFNRVQWAFSICEINGMILVGLWLVQWLLLKYKSIISRRFFCIVGTLYLYRCITMYVTTLPVPGMHFNCPPKLFGDWEAQLGRIMKLIAGGGLSITGSHNMCGDYLYSDHTVMLTLTYLFIKEXVLKEASQMNLLARVWWYKPFQYFEKNVQGIVPRSYHWPFPWPAVHLSRPVKYSRLVNDT is encoded by the exons ATGAAGGAAGTGGTTTATTGGTCACCCAAAAAGGTGACAGACTGGCTGCTGGAGAATGCTATGCCAGAATACTGTGAGCCTCTGGAACATTTCACGGGCCGCGACTTGATCAACCTGACCCAAGAGGATTTCACAAAACCCCCCTTGTGCCGAGTCTCCTCCGACAACGGGCAGCGGCTCTTGGACATGATAGAGACCTTGAAAATGGAGCACCACATGGAAGTACACAAGATCGGCCATGCCAACGGGCACCTCAGCATTGGCACAGACGTCCCCACCCCTGACGGCAGATTCAGCATCAAGGTCAAACCCAACGGGATGCCAAGTGGGTATAGGAAGGAGATGATAAAGATCCCCATGCCGGAACTGGAGCGCTCCCAGTACCCCATGGAGTGGGGCAAGACTCTTCAGGCCTTTCTTTATGCACTTTGCTGTTTTGTTCTCACCACAGTGATGATCTCGGTCGTCCATGAACGAGTACCTCCTAAGGAGGTGCAGCCTCCACTACCGGACACGTTTTTTGACCATTTTAACCGGGTGCAGTGGGCCTTTTCTATTTGTGAAATTAATGGCATGATCCTTGTAGGACTCTGGTTAGTTCAGTGGCTGCTCTTAAAATACAAGTCTATTATCAGCAGAAGATTTTTCTGCATAGTTGGCACGCTGTACCTGTATCGGTGTATTACAATGTATGTAACTACACTCCCAGTACCTGGTATGCATTTCAACTGCCCTCCGAAGCTTTTTGGAGACTGGGAAGCCCAACTGGGGAGAATAATGAAGCTCATTGCTGGCGGTGGCCTGTCCATCACTGGCTCTCACAACATGTGTGGGGACTATCTGTACAGCGACCACACGGTCATGCTCACACTCACCTACTTATTTATCAAAGA TGTGCTCAAAGAAGCTTCCCAGATGAACCTCTTGGCCCGGGTGTGGTGGTACAAGCCATTTCAGTACTTTGAAAAGAATGTCCAAGGAATTGTACCTCGATCTTACCATtggcccttcccctggccagcagtCCACCTCAGTAGGCCAGTTAAATACAGCCGGTTGGTGAATGACACATAA
- the LOC132216911 gene encoding syncollin-like, producing MAPLCPLLLALALVAIPGVRGACPAAADLKNPDGTRTCAKVYDKSDPYYENCCQGAELSIEPGTDLPFLPSDWRNVISSLVAAPRCELTVWSRRGKGGKSHKFTAGVYPRLEEYRRGIFGHWSNAIASIYCRCY from the exons ATGGCCCCGCTGTGCCcactgctgctggcgctggccctggtGGCCATCCCCGGTGTCCGAGGCGCCTGCCCGGCAGCTGCTGACCTGAAGAACCCTGATGGGACACGGACGTGCGCCAAGGTCTATGACAAGAGCGACCCATATTATGAGAACTGCTGCCAAGGCGCGGAGCTGTCCATAGAGCCGGGCACCGACCTGCCCTTCCTGCCCTCTGACTGGAGGAACGTCATCTCCTCACTCGTGGCGGCCCCGCGCTGTGAGCTCACGGTGTGGTCCCGAAGAGGCAAGGGTGGCAAGTCTCACAAGTTCACCGCTGGTGTCTACCCGCGCCTTGAAGAGTACCGCAGGGGCATCTTTGGCCACTGGTCCAACGCCATCGCCTCCATCTACTGCAG GTGCTACTGA
- the LOC132217364 gene encoding F-box only protein 50-like, which yields MRLPSYPPTPETALPARPLYRNLLRSPNPEGINIYEPAPPTGPTRQPLETLGNFRGWYIRTEQLQHNCSWMVKHLLAKGLWEELLDDEQPDITVMDWFEDSRLDVCVYELHVWLLAADRHTIIAQHHVAPRTSGRGPPGRWVQVSHVFCQYGPGVRFVHFLHKTKNRTEAGGLRRTRVTDSSVSVQFRE from the exons ATGCGTCTGCCGAG CTACCCACCCACACCTGAAACTGCTCTTCCTGCGCGGCCACTCTACCGCAACCTGCTGCGCTCGCCCAACCCCGAAG GCATCAACATTTATGAGCCAGCGCCCCCTACTGGCCCCACTCGGCAGCCCCTGGAGACACTGG GCAACTTCCGTGGGTGGTACATTAGGACTGAGCAGCTCCAGCACAACTGCAG CTGGATGGTGAAGCATCTGCTGGccaaggggctgtgggaggagctTCTTGATGATGAGCAGCCAGACATTACTGTCATGGACTG gtttgAGGACAGCCGGCTGGACGTGTGTGTCTATGAGTTGCAcgtctggctgctggcagctgacCGACACACCATCATTGCTCAGCACCATGTGGCCCCCCGGACCTCTGGGAGGGGCCCTCCTGGCCGCTGGGTCCAG GTGTCCCACGTATTCTGCCAGTATGGTCCTGGTGTGCGTTTTGTCCACTTCCTGCACAAGACGAAGAACCGCACGGAGGCTGGTGGGCTGCGGCGAACAAGGGTGACTGACTCCTCCGTGTCTGTGCAGTTCAGGGAGTGA
- the LOC132216354 gene encoding interferon lambda-3-like, translating to MKLDLALCCALVLMLMTTVLTSTGAVPVTTPLATLLGARGCDMAQFKSLSPQEMKAFRRAKDALEESLLQRNRSCGSRPLPRTRDLRQLQVWERPVALEAELALTLKVLETVANSTLGDLLDQPLHTLRHIHSKLQACVPAQSTAGPRPRGRLRQWLHRLQEAEEKESRGCLEASVASNLFCLLIGDLRCVADGDLCA from the exons ATGAAGCTGG ACTTGGCTCTGTGTTGTGCGCTGGTGCTGATGCTAATGACCACTGTGCTGACCAGCACAGGAGCAGTTCCCGTCACCACGCCCCTCGCGACCCTCCTGGGTGCAAGGGGCTGCGACATGGCCCAATTCAAGTCTCTGTCCCCACAAGAGATGAAGGCCTTCAGGAGGGCCAAGGACGCCTTG GAAGAGTCCCTCCTGCAGAGGAACCGGAGCTGCGGCTCCCGCCCACTCCCAAGGACCCGGGACCTGAGGCAGCTGCAG gtgtgggagcgcCCTGTGGCCTTGGAGGCTGAGCTGGCCCTGACACTGAAGGTCCTGGAGACCGTGGCTAACTCGACCCTGGGGGACCTCCTGGACCAGCCCCTTCACACGCTGCGCCACATCCACTCCAAGCTTCAGGCCTGT GTCCCAGCTCAGTCCacagcaggccccaggccccggggccgcctCCGCCAATGGCTGCACCGCCTCCAGGAGGCTGAGGAGAAG GAATCCCGTGGCTGCCTTGAAGCCTCTGTCGCATCCaacctcttctgcctcctcatcGGTGACCTGAGATGTGTCGCTGATGGAGACCTGTGTGCGTGA